A segment of the Panacibacter ginsenosidivorans genome:
TGGGTGCTGGTGCAGGTTACCGGATACTGGTATTGGGTAATAACAGGCAATAGCAATCATTTTATCTTTAACCTCTACCTGGTACCGCAATATGCTTTCTATTTTTTTATTTTTTACAAAGCATTCATCAACAAAAAATTCAAAAGAGTAACTCTTGCACTCGCTGCATTTTTTTTATTATTCTTTTGTTATCAGGTATTATTGAAAAACAGTTTTTATAATTACAGCACTGTTACCGATAACACCGGTCAGTTACTGGTGCTGCTCTTGTGTTTCCTGTATATGACAGAACTGCTGATGCAGGAAACCCTGATCAATTATTTTAAATTGCCTTTGTTTTGGATCGTAACCGGCATAATGATCTTTTGCGTCGGCAATTTTGTGTACACCAGCTTCCTGGATTATATCTTAAATAACAACCTGGATCCCAATGGCAATGTCTATATCATAATAACAGCTGTAGTAACAAACCTGCAGTATGCATTATTTGCTGCCGGTTTCTTATGTAATGAACCATGGAAAAAAACGAGATCATATTAGCAGTATTCATGCTTACACTGCTGGCAATCCTCATTGCAGGTTTTCTTTTATTCATATTTATCTGGTACCGTAAAAAACGCAACAATTACCTGCAGGAAAAAGCATTTGCAGAGATCAGCTATAAAAAAGAATTACTGCAAACACAACTCGAAATACAGGAGCAGACTTTTAAGATCATCAGCGAGGAGATACACGACAATATTGGTCAAACACTCAGTTTTGTAAAGCTCAATCTCAGTACCATTAAAACAGATGATAATATTATCTCCGCTAAAATAACAGAATCAAACGAACTGCTTAATAAAACCATCCACGACCTGCGTGATCTTTCCCGTAGTCTTAACCCTGGTTTTATCAGCGATATTGGTTTAGCTAATGCCATAAAACAGCAACTACAGTTGCTGGAGAAAACAGGCAGGTATACTGTTGTTTTTACTGCTGAAGGAACCGAATACAAGAACGATCCGCAGAGAGAACTGGTGGTATTCCGCGTTATACAGGAATTGCTGAACAATATTGTAAAACATGCCGTTGCTTCCGTTATCACAACCACTATACAATACCAGCCGGAGCAATTGGTCATTTCCGTAAAAGACAATGGAAATGGGTTTGATATAGAAAATAAATCAGCAGCAGCACATAAAAGTCTTGGCCTGCGCAACATGTATAACAGGATGAAATTAGTTAATGGCAGTATGCAGATAACCAGTGCCCGGGGCAGCGGCACTACCGCCATTATCAGGCTGGCAAAAGATTCCTTCTCTTTGCTGAAAAAGTAAGGAGTAAAATATAAGAAGTGCAATGCGAATATAAAGGGTAAGTAATTTTTTCTTTTCGCTTTTTCACTGCTCGTTTAGTTGTTCACTGTTCTCCGTTCACTGTACATTAATTTATTTACGGTGTCCAGCACATTCAATATATCAAATGGTTTAGATATAAAGGCGTCCGCATTACACGCTAAGGATAATTGTTCTATATCCATATTGGCAGAAAGGAGTATTACCGGAATATCAGGGCATGCACCCTTTATCTGCCCGCACAGATCGCAACCGTTTTTACCTAAAAGATTAATATCAATAATATACAGATCGGGACACGGACGCCGGGTAACATCAAAATTGTTACCGTTAAAATCCATTATCGGTTCAAATTTTCCATACTGTAATGTCACAGCTAAAACAGATAGAATATCACTATCGTCATCAATAAGGTAAACAGTTTTTCGCATTCCATTTTTCATTGGGTGAGTTTTTTATAGGTATAAAAATCCATAGCTAATTATATTTTAATGCACTTTGACTTTCTGTATAATAATGAGCCGGCTAATTTTTGGTCCAATTAAACAGGATCGGTTGAAATATAAAATCCGGTAAAACGTCTCAGAATTTTTGTATACCCTCTTTAAAAATTATACTCCTCAAAAAACAATACCATTTTTGTCAGGCAATAAAAATGATGTTTAGCCGGCAAGACCCAAATTAAAATTGCCGGCGGGGTAACCGCTAAAAAACATTTCCACAAAAAAACCGCTCTTAAGCGGCTTCTATGTTTTATTCATTCTACAAATTAACGTTCAGCATTTCCTACAACCATTTCTTTTTCCTGAACCATATAAATATTACAAGAGAAACAAGCACCATTAAGGCAAGCACACCCGGGTAACCCCATTTCTCCCGAAGCTCTGGCATGAATTGAAAGTTCATACCATATACACCCACAATAAATGTAAGCGGCATAAAAAATACAGAGAATAGGGTAAGCACTTTTACTACTTCGTTTGTTTTATGAGAAGAAATAGACATGGAAAGGTTCAACAGATTGGTTACATCCTCCAATGCCTGGTGATATAATGTCTGCATTTTTAAGTGCTGATCTTTCAGATCCTGGTAAGCAGGTCTGTCCTGTTCAGTTATCCCGATATGATTAATAGGTTCCAGCATCATCATAATAATTTTCTGGGAAATAGAAGCTT
Coding sequences within it:
- a CDS encoding response regulator transcription factor, with protein sequence MKNGMRKTVYLIDDDSDILSVLAVTLQYGKFEPIMDFNGNNFDVTRRPCPDLYIIDINLLGKNGCDLCGQIKGACPDIPVILLSANMDIEQLSLACNADAFISKPFDILNVLDTVNKLMYSERRTVNN
- a CDS encoding sensor histidine kinase, whose translation is MEKNEIILAVFMLTLLAILIAGFLLFIFIWYRKKRNNYLQEKAFAEISYKKELLQTQLEIQEQTFKIISEEIHDNIGQTLSFVKLNLSTIKTDDNIISAKITESNELLNKTIHDLRDLSRSLNPGFISDIGLANAIKQQLQLLEKTGRYTVVFTAEGTEYKNDPQRELVVFRVIQELLNNIVKHAVASVITTTIQYQPEQLVISVKDNGNGFDIENKSAAAHKSLGLRNMYNRMKLVNGSMQITSARGSGTTAIIRLAKDSFSLLKK